Below is a window of Leisingera sp. S132 DNA.
ACAAAGGCCCTCTGCTCCGCTGGCACATGCGGCGGCAGCACTGTCAGCAGCGCCACGAAACAGGTGGTATAGAACAGCCAGCCCGCGGCAGGCGCCAGCTTGTACGGTGAGCGGTAGATGTTCAGATGCAGCGACGGCAGCATCGCCAGCTGCGGCATCACCTGGCGTTCCGGCACCGGCAGATCGCGCATGGCCCACTGCAGCAGCACCGCCAGCGCCGCCATCAGCGCGGCATGGGCGGCAAACAATGCCAGCAGCCCGTAAGAGGCCGCCAGCGGCAGCCCCAGCCAATTCAAGAGCGCAAAGGCGACCCCGAAAAACGTGCTCCACACCGTCAGCGCCGTGCCCCGCTGGCGGTCGCTGGCCAAGAGCGCCATCAGAGTCGGACCCGCCACCACAATGCCCAGATGCGACAGACCTTCGGCGGCGCGGGTTGCCAGGAACAGCCCGTAGGGCAGATGCAGCACCTGCAGCGCCGACATTGCAGCCCCGGTCCACAGCGCCCAGACCAGCGTGCGCCGGTAGCCGAAGGCAGAAACAAACAGCCCGGCCACCGCACCCAGCAGGATGCCCAGCACCCCAGTCATCGACACGCTGAGACTCAGGCCCGCGCC
It encodes the following:
- a CDS encoding MFS transporter; this encodes MSTTGKTRWGAILAVWAAGLGAAAQYGKVSVVFGQLGALYPEAGAGLSLSVSMTGVLGILLGAVAGLFVSAFGYRRTLVWALWTGAAMSALQVLHLPYGLFLATRAAEGLSHLGIVVAGPTLMALLASDRQRGTALTVWSTFFGVAFALLNWLGLPLAASYGLLALFAAHAALMAALAVLLQWAMRDLPVPERQVMPQLAMLPSLHLNIYRSPYKLAPAAGWLFYTTCFVALLTVLPPHVPAEQRAFVMGAFPLISIASSMVIGVALLRVIPAVQLIQLGFGLCAAGGIWLWAMPGDWLACFALAAAFGLVQSGSFACVPQLNTTAADQAEANGAMSQAGNAGNVIGTPLLLASLGVAGYGGMMLVVCGLFLAGILVHQLLAARRRGWA